A window of Haliscomenobacter hydrossis DSM 1100 contains these coding sequences:
- a CDS encoding glycosyltransferase family 1 protein, producing the protein MKTIALVELQEHQEVLFGLIDLLLEHQLDIKVFAPAQMQAELPLDWVKSEKLSWFSKSPGGSIPSFITRYKAQIDRCDLVVFTTLVSDFAFFARQSFHGKTLLLIHKGHFFFAPHQHVQLRSFKDGLRWLRSTLRRDNFWRKKMLHNLDACAFLDAAIQTNLQPLVPDGLSVLPALRFTYYTQDAPVANIPLRLVVPGTVSASTRDFDLLFAALAQVDAHLVSPITLIFLGNAGTSSARPLFKLMAKHQLQKINIQTFSYVLSHVEYTSHLQSADFLLLPLREEIRFGIVWERYGKTTISGGINDMLHFGKAMLLPAFYPLHPALDALTQRYSNADELADFLQEWVHQRIYLDRVNQAQNGLLVFSKEQVAAQLMKVLSSVK; encoded by the coding sequence ATGAAAACCATTGCCCTTGTCGAACTACAGGAACATCAGGAAGTCTTGTTTGGCCTGATCGATCTGCTGCTGGAACATCAGCTTGATATCAAAGTGTTCGCGCCTGCGCAGATGCAAGCAGAGCTGCCGCTCGATTGGGTAAAAAGTGAAAAACTCAGTTGGTTTTCCAAATCTCCGGGCGGATCAATTCCCAGCTTTATCACCCGTTACAAAGCGCAAATCGACCGCTGTGATCTGGTTGTTTTCACCACCCTCGTCAGCGATTTTGCATTTTTTGCCCGACAATCTTTTCATGGCAAAACGCTTTTACTGATCCACAAAGGTCATTTCTTTTTTGCCCCCCATCAACATGTACAGCTGCGTAGCTTCAAGGATGGGCTGCGTTGGTTGCGGAGTACCTTGCGCAGGGATAATTTTTGGCGAAAAAAAATGCTGCACAACCTGGATGCCTGCGCTTTTTTGGATGCAGCGATTCAAACCAACCTACAGCCCTTGGTGCCGGATGGATTATCGGTGTTGCCCGCTTTAAGGTTCACGTATTACACCCAGGATGCTCCGGTTGCAAATATACCACTCCGGCTAGTTGTTCCCGGTACAGTTTCTGCTTCAACCCGCGATTTCGACTTGTTGTTTGCTGCACTTGCACAAGTAGATGCCCATTTAGTGTCACCAATTACCTTGATTTTTTTGGGCAATGCGGGTACCTCCAGCGCTCGGCCACTATTCAAATTGATGGCGAAGCATCAGTTGCAAAAGATCAACATTCAAACCTTCAGTTACGTCTTATCTCATGTGGAATACACCAGCCATTTGCAATCCGCAGATTTTTTGCTGCTGCCTTTACGGGAGGAAATTCGCTTTGGCATTGTTTGGGAACGCTATGGAAAAACAACAATCAGTGGGGGGATCAACGACATGTTGCATTTTGGCAAAGCAATGCTGCTACCCGCTTTTTATCCCTTGCATCCTGCACTGGATGCTTTGACCCAACGGTATTCCAACGCCGATGAACTGGCGGATTTTTTGCAGGAGTGGGTCCATCAGCGTATTTATTTGGATCGGGTAAACCAGGCCCAAAATGGACTACTGGTTTTTTCGAAAGAACAGGTTGCTGCGCAGTTGATGAAGGTTTTATCCAGTGTAAAATGA
- a CDS encoding MBL fold metallo-hydrolase, whose amino-acid sequence MIQATLKNLPTEDICIHLSIDNHAQHYLCECGSASLLTKKDCLNLGAIFISHTHIDHFVNFDTVLRHQLGTGMRVVVCGPKGIAKQLQAKLRAYNWNLIAENELVYEIREIQNEQSIKVYNVHPAKWNLQLVGEQKGPVVFANEAVEVRYTVLDHGTPSIAYLFSEPDTVNFQQIEAPFAPGPWIKAAKAAFHANEPTTIIHLKEQDCPAGDLFPYFKLRIGYRFGVVMDHAATAANHRKILATFRDADEVMIETYYLNQDQALALQNRHSYVEMSAQIMRKAGVKKAVPVHFSRRYKEDEIVQIQEEFKRVFL is encoded by the coding sequence ATGATTCAGGCCACCTTAAAAAATCTACCCACAGAAGACATTTGTATACATCTCAGCATTGACAACCATGCTCAACATTATTTATGTGAATGCGGAAGCGCCAGTTTGTTGACCAAGAAAGACTGTCTTAACCTTGGAGCTATTTTTATTAGCCATACCCATATTGATCATTTCGTTAATTTTGATACGGTCTTGCGCCACCAATTGGGCACAGGAATGCGGGTAGTAGTATGTGGCCCTAAAGGCATTGCCAAACAGCTACAAGCGAAGTTGCGAGCCTACAATTGGAATCTGATTGCTGAAAATGAGTTAGTCTATGAAATTCGGGAAATTCAAAACGAGCAAAGCATCAAAGTATATAACGTACATCCGGCCAAATGGAATTTGCAATTGGTAGGAGAACAGAAAGGCCCAGTAGTTTTTGCCAATGAAGCGGTAGAGGTGCGATACACCGTTTTGGATCACGGCACACCTTCCATTGCGTATTTGTTTAGTGAGCCTGATACCGTAAATTTCCAACAAATAGAGGCTCCTTTTGCTCCCGGGCCCTGGATCAAAGCCGCGAAAGCTGCTTTCCACGCCAATGAACCTACAACTATCATTCACCTCAAAGAGCAGGATTGCCCCGCCGGAGATTTGTTCCCCTATTTTAAACTACGTATTGGTTACCGTTTTGGCGTAGTGATGGACCACGCCGCCACGGCGGCAAATCATCGGAAAATATTGGCTACTTTTCGCGATGCAGATGAAGTGATGATTGAAACCTATTACCTCAATCAAGATCAGGCATTGGCTTTGCAAAACCGACACAGTTATGTGGAAATGTCGGCTCAAATCATGCGCAAAGCTGGGGTAAAAAAAGCTGTACCTGTGCATTTCTCGCGCAGGTACAAGGAAGATGAAATCGTACAGATTCAGGAAGAATTTAAGCGGGTTTTTCTATGA
- a CDS encoding glycosyltransferase family 2 protein, protein MLEWIFAVNVFLVLYTYLGYGLILFLLKKLYPAQSLTPLEDYPAVTLLVAAYNEEDWIEQKIENCLALDYPRHKLHLLLVTDGSTDSTPQKAKSCLVPQDFSIQILHDPKRLGKLAAVNRVMPLVGTPIVVFSDANTTLNPQAIQNLVKYYSDPKVGAVAGEKRIYIADKDEASSAGEGIYWKYESLLKRWDAQLCSVVGAAGELFSIRTQLYESIPADTLIEDFYLTMTVLRKGYRIAYAADAYAIENSSASVGEELKRKIRISAGGLQASWRLRDLLNPLRYGIFSWQFFSHKVMRWTLAPLALLLAFLSNAALVWTGSILYVLLFMFQLVFYLLAFLGWIFERKKIKVKVLFIPYYFCMMNYSVFLGLLRLIKGKQTVLWEKVERKGNQ, encoded by the coding sequence ATGCTTGAGTGGATCTTCGCCGTGAATGTCTTTTTGGTGCTCTATACGTATCTGGGATATGGGCTGATTTTATTCCTGTTGAAAAAACTATACCCCGCGCAATCATTGACACCTCTTGAGGATTACCCTGCTGTTACCCTTTTGGTGGCCGCCTACAATGAAGAAGATTGGATTGAGCAAAAAATCGAAAATTGTCTGGCGTTGGATTACCCCCGGCACAAATTACACCTGTTGTTGGTAACCGACGGCTCAACAGATTCAACACCCCAAAAAGCCAAAAGTTGTTTAGTTCCCCAGGACTTTTCCATCCAAATATTGCATGACCCCAAGCGCTTGGGCAAACTAGCCGCAGTAAATCGGGTCATGCCCTTGGTGGGGACTCCCATAGTCGTATTTTCGGATGCCAATACTACATTGAACCCCCAAGCCATCCAAAATTTGGTCAAATACTACTCAGACCCCAAAGTGGGCGCAGTAGCGGGTGAAAAACGCATCTACATCGCCGACAAAGATGAAGCAAGCAGCGCCGGAGAAGGGATCTATTGGAAATACGAAAGCCTGCTCAAACGCTGGGATGCACAGCTCTGCTCAGTGGTAGGTGCTGCGGGGGAGCTGTTTTCCATTCGCACCCAGCTTTACGAAAGTATTCCTGCTGATACCCTGATCGAAGATTTTTACCTCACCATGACTGTCCTGCGCAAAGGATACCGGATTGCTTACGCAGCGGATGCCTACGCCATTGAAAATTCTTCAGCTTCAGTAGGGGAGGAGTTGAAGCGCAAAATCCGGATTTCCGCGGGAGGTCTGCAAGCTTCCTGGCGTTTGCGCGATTTGCTCAATCCCCTGCGTTACGGGATTTTTAGCTGGCAGTTTTTTTCACATAAGGTCATGCGTTGGACTTTGGCACCTTTGGCGTTGCTCCTCGCTTTTTTGAGTAACGCCGCATTGGTTTGGACTGGTAGTATTCTTTATGTACTCCTTTTTATGTTTCAGCTGGTGTTTTATCTGCTGGCTTTTTTGGGATGGATATTTGAGCGCAAAAAAATTAAAGTCAAAGTTTTATTTATTCCCTATTACTTCTGTATGATGAATTACTCCGTTTTTCTCGGTCTTCTGCGGTTGATCAAAGGTAAACAAACCGTACTCTGGGAAAAAGTAGAACGCAAAGGGAACCAATGA
- a CDS encoding phosphoglycerate kinase — protein MQNINFSHKRALVRVDFNVPLDKKTFAITDDTRIRAAIPTIKYILEKGGSAILMSHLGRPDEKLLPDGSIDVARFTMKHTVAHTAELLGVPVLFCEEFVGPKAAAMTAALQPGQVLILENTRFLKGEGKGDPALAKELATYGDVYVNDAFGSAHRAHASTTTVAQFFSAENKGFGFLMKAELDNANRVLNNPDRPLTAIVGGAKVSDKILLLDRMLDYVDNLIIGGGMAYTFIKAQGGQIGNSLCEDDRLELANQLIAKAAAKGVKLLLPEDSLVADAFSNDANRKVVDSNAIESGWMGLDLGEKACALFSETILDSKTLLWNGPMGVFEFENFAKGTKTIAEAVAKATANGAFSLVGGGDSVAAVNQMGLADDVSYVSTGGGAMLELLEGKELPGVKAIKE, from the coding sequence ATGCAAAACATCAACTTTTCCCATAAACGCGCATTGGTGCGGGTGGACTTCAATGTACCACTCGACAAAAAAACCTTTGCGATTACGGATGACACCCGAATTCGGGCGGCAATTCCCACCATTAAGTACATTCTGGAAAAAGGTGGTTCTGCGATCTTGATGTCCCACCTGGGGCGTCCAGACGAAAAACTGCTACCCGATGGCTCCATCGATGTGGCTCGGTTTACCATGAAGCACACGGTTGCGCATACGGCTGAATTACTGGGTGTTCCGGTGTTGTTTTGTGAAGAATTTGTTGGCCCTAAAGCAGCTGCAATGACTGCTGCACTACAACCTGGACAAGTGTTGATCCTGGAGAATACCCGTTTCCTCAAAGGAGAGGGAAAAGGAGACCCGGCCTTGGCGAAAGAACTGGCCACGTATGGCGATGTTTACGTCAACGATGCCTTTGGCTCTGCGCACCGGGCGCATGCTTCCACGACTACCGTGGCACAATTTTTTAGTGCAGAAAACAAAGGCTTCGGCTTTTTGATGAAAGCCGAGTTGGACAATGCCAATCGGGTACTCAACAACCCCGATCGGCCACTTACGGCTATTGTTGGGGGGGCAAAAGTTTCCGATAAGATCCTCTTACTGGATCGTATGCTCGATTATGTCGACAACCTCATCATCGGTGGCGGGATGGCGTATACCTTCATCAAAGCACAGGGCGGCCAAATTGGCAATTCCCTTTGTGAAGATGACCGTTTGGAATTGGCCAATCAATTGATCGCCAAAGCCGCGGCCAAAGGGGTTAAACTATTGCTACCCGAAGATTCGCTGGTTGCCGATGCCTTCAGCAATGATGCCAACCGCAAAGTGGTAGACAGCAATGCCATCGAAAGTGGCTGGATGGGACTGGATTTGGGTGAAAAAGCTTGCGCCCTGTTTAGTGAGACCATTCTGGACTCCAAAACCTTGCTTTGGAATGGACCAATGGGTGTGTTTGAGTTTGAAAACTTCGCCAAGGGAACCAAGACCATCGCGGAAGCAGTGGCCAAAGCTACTGCCAATGGCGCTTTCTCCCTGGTGGGTGGAGGCGATTCCGTTGCGGCAGTGAACCAAATGGGACTGGCCGATGACGTAAGTTATGTATCAACAGGTGGCGGAGCAATGCTCGAGTTGCTCGAAGGGAAGGAACTTCCTGGGGTAAAAGCCATCAAAGAATAA
- the gap gene encoding type I glyceraldehyde-3-phosphate dehydrogenase translates to MAKRIAINGFGRIGRITLRNLLKMNDVEVVAINDLTDNPTLAHLFKYDSAQGKFDGTVSADDKYIHINGKAILALAEKDPTKLPWGDLKVDVVIESTGRFTTKEQAEQHITAGAKKVVISAPAKGDLPTIVLGVNSEKISADHHIYSNASCTTNCLAPMVKVLDDLLGIESGFMTTVHAYTADQRLQDAPHSDLRRARAAAVSIVPTSTGAASAVGLVLPHLKGKLNGNAMRVPTLTGSVTDFSALVKKTASVDEINAAFKAASEGPMKGILEYCVDPIVSADIVGNPHSCILDVDMTMTVGNLVKVVGWYDNEAGYSARLADLATRI, encoded by the coding sequence ATGGCAAAGAGAATTGCTATCAACGGATTTGGACGCATCGGTAGAATAACCCTGCGCAACCTTCTGAAAATGAACGACGTTGAGGTCGTAGCCATCAATGACCTCACCGATAATCCAACCCTGGCTCACCTTTTTAAATACGACTCAGCACAAGGGAAGTTCGATGGTACAGTAAGTGCCGATGATAAATACATTCACATCAACGGAAAAGCAATCCTGGCTTTGGCTGAAAAAGATCCGACTAAATTGCCATGGGGCGATTTGAAGGTAGATGTGGTGATTGAATCAACTGGCCGTTTTACGACCAAAGAGCAAGCCGAGCAGCACATCACTGCTGGTGCCAAAAAAGTGGTTATCTCTGCGCCGGCTAAAGGTGACCTGCCAACCATCGTTTTGGGGGTTAATTCCGAAAAAATCAGCGCTGATCACCACATTTATTCCAATGCATCATGTACTACCAACTGCCTTGCGCCGATGGTGAAAGTATTGGATGATTTGCTGGGCATTGAATCGGGCTTCATGACTACCGTGCATGCGTATACTGCGGATCAGCGTTTGCAAGATGCGCCACACTCTGATTTGCGTCGGGCGCGTGCTGCTGCTGTGTCCATCGTGCCGACCAGCACCGGTGCCGCCTCAGCAGTAGGTTTGGTATTGCCACACCTCAAAGGCAAGTTGAATGGCAACGCCATGCGGGTACCTACCCTGACGGGTTCAGTAACCGACTTCTCTGCTTTGGTGAAAAAAACGGCTTCCGTTGACGAAATCAACGCTGCGTTCAAAGCGGCTTCTGAAGGCCCAATGAAGGGTATTCTTGAATACTGTGTCGATCCCATCGTTTCTGCGGACATCGTGGGCAATCCCCACTCTTGTATCCTGGACGTGGACATGACCATGACCGTTGGTAACCTGGTTAAAGTTGTTGGCTGGTACGACAACGAAGCGGGTTATTCAGCGCGTTTGGCGGATTTGGCAACGCGGATTTAA
- a CDS encoding WD40/YVTN/BNR-like repeat-containing protein, whose protein sequence is MRGFTHKFVVVLTLLGLVDMVSAQNFVDPKLLNGLEYRSVGPTRGGRVTSVAGHPKTPGVFFMGSTGGGLWKTIDYGNNWNNVSDGFFNTPSIGAIGIAPSKPDVMYVGTGSDGLRSNVIAGKGVYKSTNAGRSWEKVGLEKTGHIGAVEVHPSNPDVAFVAAIGNAFVPNPDRGIYRTRDGGRNWEKVLFLSDTVGFADLEFHPTDPQIIYAGAWRAERRPWSIISGGKQGGIYKSTDGGTTWRKVEKGLPNELIGKIDFAVSPADPQRVYALVEALPGGGLYRSNDAGETWTLVSSSRFLLDRPFYYCNVTANPLNADNVFVMATSFWRSGNGGRNWTALNTPHGDDHDLWINPADTLVWIEANDGGANITRDGGKNWSTQLNQPTAELYQVEVDDQFPYWLYAGQQDNGTAITVPSLPPFDSPVGPMGHYLPAGGCETGPAVPKPGNHNIVYANCKGCFSVYDKRSGQERNYFIGASNIYGHKPNDLKYRFQRVTPIHVSPHNPKVVYHASQYLHRTLDEGVTWEVISPDLTGNEPDKQVISGSPITRDVTGEEFYSTIYEIRESSKQAGLIWVGANDGPIHVTRNNGKNWQNVTPAGLPKGGRVDCLEPSPHRANKAYAAVLLYQLGDWRPFLYKTENYGQSWTLITKGIPEDFPVRAVREDPTREGLLYAGTEYGMFVSFDDGQNWQSFQRNLPVTPITDIKVYRGDLVISTMGRGFWIMDNLSPLHQATEQGLNQAPVLFKPRDQYRLRYFPNQKGTEPHYPSPGIHIDYWLKEAPKGIVTLEILNTQMQAIRAFTTQNNPRDTLRIPSRAGMAMGFIIAGFSDALRKTPGLHRFVWDLRHLGAWDRSGNRSSRGAPLAAPGQYYVRLTVDGVASLQSFKVLPDPRLQNAGVTVKDLQQQEVLSMQIIELESRSRILGATIAQERVGAQQKNDAALVEFYDGLNTELNTAEGRYMQPRLLDQIVYLRSMLGQGDQRPGKDAYVRYDELKNWYNRLVKQAEEKIGNRKEFDLID, encoded by the coding sequence ATGAGAGGTTTTACTCATAAATTTGTTGTTGTTTTGACCCTTTTGGGATTGGTGGACATGGTCAGTGCCCAGAATTTTGTCGACCCCAAACTCCTCAACGGCCTTGAATACCGCAGTGTAGGCCCCACCCGTGGTGGCCGGGTTACCAGTGTGGCTGGACACCCCAAGACCCCTGGCGTGTTTTTTATGGGCTCTACCGGAGGTGGCTTGTGGAAAACCATTGATTACGGTAACAACTGGAACAATGTTTCGGATGGTTTTTTTAACACCCCTTCGATTGGTGCTATCGGCATTGCCCCTTCCAAACCAGACGTAATGTACGTTGGCACTGGTTCTGATGGCCTGCGCAGCAACGTAATCGCGGGCAAAGGGGTGTACAAATCCACCAATGCAGGCCGCAGTTGGGAAAAAGTTGGCCTGGAAAAAACCGGGCACATTGGCGCGGTAGAAGTACATCCCAGCAACCCGGATGTTGCCTTTGTAGCCGCCATTGGCAATGCCTTTGTGCCCAACCCCGATCGGGGTATTTACCGCACCCGCGATGGGGGTAGAAATTGGGAAAAAGTGCTCTTCCTGAGTGATACCGTTGGTTTTGCTGACCTGGAATTTCACCCAACCGACCCACAAATCATTTATGCCGGCGCCTGGCGGGCGGAGCGCCGCCCCTGGAGCATCATCAGTGGGGGCAAACAAGGGGGCATCTACAAATCTACCGACGGAGGTACGACCTGGCGCAAAGTGGAAAAAGGATTACCCAATGAGCTGATTGGCAAAATTGACTTTGCCGTTTCGCCTGCTGATCCCCAGCGGGTTTATGCCTTGGTTGAAGCCCTGCCAGGTGGCGGTCTGTACCGCTCCAACGATGCGGGCGAAACCTGGACTTTGGTGAGTTCCAGCCGCTTTTTGCTGGATCGTCCCTTCTACTATTGTAACGTAACGGCCAATCCACTCAATGCCGACAATGTGTTTGTGATGGCTACCAGTTTCTGGCGCTCCGGTAATGGTGGCCGCAACTGGACGGCGCTCAATACCCCCCACGGCGATGACCACGATTTGTGGATCAACCCCGCTGATACCCTGGTCTGGATCGAAGCCAACGATGGTGGCGCGAACATTACCCGCGACGGCGGCAAAAACTGGTCAACCCAGTTGAATCAACCCACCGCCGAATTGTACCAGGTAGAAGTTGACGACCAGTTCCCTTACTGGTTGTACGCTGGCCAACAAGACAATGGTACGGCCATCACCGTGCCCAGTTTGCCGCCTTTTGATTCCCCGGTCGGCCCAATGGGGCATTACCTTCCGGCGGGAGGCTGCGAAACGGGGCCAGCGGTACCCAAACCGGGCAACCACAACATCGTTTATGCCAATTGTAAAGGCTGTTTTAGCGTGTACGACAAACGCAGTGGGCAAGAACGCAACTACTTCATCGGGGCCAGCAACATTTACGGCCACAAACCCAACGACCTCAAGTACCGCTTTCAACGGGTCACCCCCATTCATGTTTCTCCGCACAACCCCAAAGTGGTTTACCACGCTTCACAATACCTGCACCGCACCCTGGATGAAGGCGTTACCTGGGAAGTCATTTCTCCCGATTTGACCGGAAATGAACCCGATAAACAAGTCATTTCAGGAAGCCCGATCACCCGCGACGTCACCGGGGAAGAATTTTACAGTACCATCTACGAGATCAGAGAATCCAGCAAACAGGCTGGATTGATTTGGGTCGGCGCCAATGATGGCCCCATTCACGTGACGCGCAACAACGGAAAAAACTGGCAAAATGTAACCCCGGCGGGTTTGCCCAAAGGGGGTAGGGTAGACTGCCTGGAACCCTCGCCGCACCGCGCAAATAAAGCTTACGCTGCCGTATTGTTGTACCAGTTGGGCGATTGGCGGCCATTTTTGTACAAAACTGAAAATTACGGTCAATCCTGGACCCTCATTACCAAGGGAATTCCCGAAGATTTCCCGGTACGTGCCGTGCGCGAAGACCCGACGCGGGAAGGCCTGTTGTACGCTGGAACCGAATATGGCATGTTTGTATCGTTTGATGATGGCCAGAACTGGCAATCTTTTCAGCGCAATTTGCCCGTGACGCCCATCACCGACATCAAGGTATACCGGGGTGATTTGGTGATTTCCACCATGGGCCGGGGATTTTGGATCATGGACAACCTCTCGCCACTGCATCAGGCTACCGAGCAAGGCCTGAACCAGGCTCCCGTGTTGTTCAAACCGCGCGACCAGTACCGCCTGCGTTATTTCCCCAATCAAAAGGGAACGGAGCCTCACTATCCAAGCCCAGGTATCCACATCGATTATTGGCTCAAGGAAGCCCCCAAGGGCATCGTGACCCTGGAGATCCTCAACACCCAGATGCAAGCCATTCGGGCTTTTACCACTCAAAACAATCCCCGCGATACCCTGCGGATTCCAAGCAGAGCAGGTATGGCGATGGGCTTCATCATTGCCGGCTTCAGCGATGCCCTGCGCAAAACGCCGGGGCTGCATCGCTTTGTATGGGATTTGCGGCATTTGGGTGCCTGGGATCGCAGTGGAAACCGCTCCAGCCGTGGAGCACCGCTGGCGGCACCGGGCCAATACTATGTGCGGCTTACCGTAGATGGCGTTGCATCGCTACAAAGTTTTAAAGTATTGCCCGATCCGCGCTTGCAGAATGCCGGAGTGACGGTAAAAGATCTGCAACAGCAAGAAGTATTGTCGATGCAAATCATTGAACTGGAGAGTCGCAGCCGTATACTTGGCGCTACCATTGCCCAAGAACGGGTAGGGGCACAGCAAAAAAATGATGCAGCACTGGTCGAATTTTACGATGGGTTGAATACTGAACTCAATACGGCGGAAGGCCGCTACATGCAGCCTCGCCTACTGGATCAGATTGTATACTTGCGCAGTATGTTGGGACAAGGGGATCAACGCCCGGGCAAAGATGCCTACGTGCGATACGATGAATTGAAAAATTGGTACAATCGCCTGGTGAAACAAGCCGAAGAGAAAATTGGCAACCGCAAGGAATTTGATTTGATCGATTGA
- a CDS encoding GAF domain-containing protein has product MKTKMLSEINTILTNITRAVGADRSTVFLVNYNDFTLDSLISQGIRNNLISMPLDSGIAGRCASQGKPQIVNEVSENRYFNAYFDELTGYHTRKVLCVPIWNDAQQVVGVIQSLNKLKGDFNAQDLNILQSFADAVALAIKNAELYASAEAIRNDIATLLRVSASINSELDLSSLIRMIITKASEITRSDRSSFFLLDKEEDVLWTKYGEGLGAHIIKTRKGLAYRVAKSKQPHIENDPYNNPLFDQSIDREMDYTTHCIISIPVFNTTKEVIGVIQSMNKKDGAFTTQDLFILNGFASQISIAIQNSTLFEEISTIKNYLDTLFENLDNGILTIDKEGRVKTVNKRCCEILGVQTDELLGHHYRDLASQHYNFFGYSGRTLKSGEKCEKLNIETIDTHNRKLVLNYSALPMKNHEGENIGVINVIHDITSEERVKENLNRYLPQHVISEIIHKDDLSLFNGEHTRCSILFSDLRNFTNLTEKLGAIDVVNFLNHYFDVMVDYIFEHNGVLDKFIGDAIMATFGIPYNSEQDAANAVRASLKMNANLHRVNAQGLRVNSLNMGIGIASGEVISGNIGSTKRFEYTVIGDAVNLASRLEGLTKYYGVNMLICEDTYQAVADEFSWREIDRIKAKGKEKPVTIYTIANYSDQQQPDENQLALHSFYTQGLSLYRQKDFAAAEHAFRKALLFDETDQPSKVFLERCRQLRQSPPGEDWNGAWQFYEK; this is encoded by the coding sequence ATCGCAGTACAGTGTTTCTGGTGAATTACAATGACTTCACTCTTGATAGCCTCATTTCGCAGGGCATCCGAAACAATCTCATTTCCATGCCACTGGACAGTGGTATCGCGGGCCGTTGCGCCAGCCAGGGAAAACCACAAATCGTCAATGAAGTGAGTGAAAACCGCTACTTCAATGCCTATTTTGACGAACTTACCGGTTATCATACCCGCAAAGTACTGTGCGTTCCCATCTGGAACGATGCGCAACAGGTAGTAGGTGTTATCCAAAGTCTGAATAAACTCAAGGGTGATTTTAACGCCCAGGATCTTAACATCCTGCAAAGCTTTGCCGATGCCGTCGCCCTGGCCATCAAAAATGCCGAGCTTTATGCTTCTGCCGAAGCCATCAGAAATGACATAGCCACCCTTTTACGCGTTTCCGCCTCCATCAATTCGGAGCTTGATCTTAGCAGCCTGATCCGGATGATCATCACGAAAGCCTCGGAAATTACCCGCTCCGACCGCAGTAGTTTTTTTCTGCTGGACAAGGAGGAAGATGTTCTCTGGACCAAGTATGGGGAAGGACTTGGTGCCCATATTATCAAAACCCGCAAAGGATTGGCTTACCGCGTGGCCAAATCCAAACAACCGCACATTGAAAACGATCCGTACAACAACCCACTTTTCGATCAGTCTATCGATCGTGAAATGGACTACACTACACATTGCATTATCAGCATTCCCGTTTTCAATACCACCAAGGAAGTGATTGGGGTTATTCAGTCTATGAACAAAAAAGATGGCGCATTCACTACTCAGGATCTTTTTATCCTGAATGGTTTTGCTTCTCAAATCAGTATAGCCATCCAGAACTCAACGCTCTTCGAAGAGATCAGCACGATCAAAAACTACCTGGATACGCTCTTTGAAAACCTCGACAATGGCATTCTCACCATCGACAAGGAAGGTCGGGTAAAAACCGTCAACAAGCGCTGCTGCGAAATCCTGGGGGTGCAAACCGATGAACTGCTCGGTCATCACTACCGGGATCTGGCCAGCCAGCACTACAATTTTTTCGGCTACAGTGGCCGAACCCTGAAATCGGGCGAAAAATGCGAAAAACTGAATATCGAAACCATCGATACTCACAATCGCAAGCTGGTACTCAACTACAGCGCCCTTCCGATGAAAAACCACGAGGGTGAAAACATTGGTGTGATCAATGTCATTCATGACATCACCTCGGAAGAACGCGTGAAAGAAAACCTGAATCGCTACCTGCCCCAGCACGTCATTAGCGAAATCATCCATAAGGACGACCTGTCGCTCTTCAATGGAGAGCATACCCGCTGCAGCATCTTGTTCAGTGACCTGCGCAACTTTACCAACCTCACCGAAAAACTCGGTGCCATCGATGTGGTGAACTTCCTCAACCACTACTTCGATGTGATGGTAGACTACATTTTTGAGCACAATGGCGTACTCGACAAATTTATCGGCGATGCGATCATGGCTACTTTCGGCATTCCTTATAACAGCGAGCAGGATGCCGCCAACGCTGTTCGGGCCAGTCTCAAAATGAACGCTAACCTGCACCGGGTCAATGCTCAGGGATTGCGGGTCAACTCCTTGAATATGGGTATTGGCATCGCCAGTGGAGAAGTGATCTCCGGCAACATAGGCTCCACCAAGCGTTTTGAATACACCGTCATCGGCGATGCCGTTAACCTGGCTTCGCGCCTCGAAGGGCTTACCAAATACTACGGGGTGAATATGTTGATCTGTGAGGATACCTATCAAGCAGTGGCCGATGAATTTTCCTGGAGGGAGATCGACCGTATCAAAGCCAAAGGGAAAGAAAAGCCAGTCACAATCTACACCATCGCCAACTATTCCGACCAGCAGCAACCCGACGAAAATCAACTGGCACTCCATTCTTTCTATACCCAGGGGCTTTCCCTTTACCGGCAAAAGGACTTCGCCGCAGCCGAACACGCCTTCCGCAAAGCGCTCCTCTTCGACGAAACCGACCAGCCTTCGAAGGTCTTCCTGGAGCGTTGCAGACAGCTTCGACAATCTCCGCCAGGAGAAGACTGGAATGGAGCCTGGCAATTTTATGAGAAGTAA